In Aegilops tauschii subsp. strangulata cultivar AL8/78 chromosome 3, Aet v6.0, whole genome shotgun sequence, one genomic interval encodes:
- the LOC109756842 gene encoding uncharacterized protein, producing MSTGKAPALYHVRARSLTSKVLDLDSSPACPSPPPFRSHVTVPFLWEDAPGKPKLRAARPSALSLPSASPAPVLADGGPTARVAGGHEDGHGAHARPVLLKLKLPPRLQAAEHPLSSPRTVLQGPYFGGGGGGNKPPRPLRRIARTASCQMNLRAGGALFAWRKGAATAGSKEGGHCQLYAVAPDASCLSPAASSASSSSSSSMSYFFDDHSRRQADGREDSEDGEVGDDGAKGSVRITRFRRNRSLPTMSRSHLWANIRKGVKQISPWSYKPT from the exons ATGAGCACCGGCAAGGCGCCCGCGCTCTACCACGTCCGCGCTCGGTCGCTTACGAGCAAGGTGCTCGACCTCGACTCCTCGCCGGCGTGCCCGTCCCCGCCACCGTTCCGGTCACACGTCACGGTGCCGTTTCTCTGGGAGGACGCGCCGGGGAAACCCAAGCTGCGCGCAGCCCGGCCGAGCGCCCTGTCGCTCCCTTCCGCGAGCCCAGCCCCAGTTCTTGCTGACGGCGGCCCGACTGCCAGAGTGGCCGGCGGTCACGAGGACGGTCACGGCGCCCATGCGCGCCCCGTGCTGCTGAAGCTGAAGCTGCCGCCGCGGCTGCAAGCGGCGGAGCACCCGCTCTCCTCCCCCAGGACCGTGCTCCAGGGCCCCtacttcggcggcggcggcggcggaaacAAGCCGCCGAGGCCGCTTAGGAGGATCGCGAGGACGGCGAGCTGTCAGATGAATCTGCGCGCCGGCGGGGCCCTCTTTGCTTGGAGGAAGGGCGCGGCAACAGCGGGCAGCAAGGAGGGCGGCCACTGTCAGCTCTACGCCGTGGCGCCGGACGCGTCATGCCTCTCGCCCGCGGCGTCGTCGGCGTCCTCCTCGTCGTCTTCGTCGATGTCCTACTTCTTTGATGACCACAGCCGCAGGCAAGCCGATGGGCGCGAGGACTCGGAGGATGGCGAGGTAGGCGACGACGGCGCCAAGGGGTCGGTGAGGATCACGAGGTTTAGGAGGAACCGAAGCCTTCCCACTATGTCCAGATCGCATCTCTGG GCCAACATCCGCAAGGGCGTCAAGCAGATTAGTCCATGGAGCTACAAGCCGACATAG
- the LOC109778068 gene encoding uncharacterized protein, translating to MAAAAGVSPSSLLRLRLPSPHPAASLPSPSPALLRRRPLLSLAAAPQRASVAAAADSSNGNGSYSGNGSQASLMPPFSGLMLDESSRSKRPYKWQRVLLKVSGEALAGDHTENIDPKVTMAIAREVASVTKLGVEVAIVVGGGNIFRGASWAGCSGLDRSSADYIGMMATVMNAIFLQATMESIGIPTRVQTAFRISEVAEPYIRRRAIRHLEKGRVVIFAAGTGNPFFTTDTAAALRCAEINAEVVLKATNVDGVYDANPKHNPNARILETVSYNEVISRDLSVMDMTAVTLCQENNIPVVVFNLQNTGNIAKAIVGEKVGTFIGCTRNLEYRESTEGSLDQEDKILVSEW from the exons ATGGCGGCCGCCGCCGGCGTgtccccctcctccctcctccgccTGCGCCTCCCCtcgccccaccccgccgcctccctgccctccccctcgccggcgctactccggcgccgccccctcctctccctcgccgccgcgccccagcgcgcctccgtcgccgccgccgccgactccAGCAACGGCAACGGCTCCTACTCCGGTAACGG AAGCCAAGCATCGCTGATGCCACCGTTCAGCGGCCTTATGCTTGATGAAAGCTCCAGGTCTAAAAGGCCGTATAAATGGCAAAGGGTTTTGCTAAAGGTAAGCGGCGAAGCGCTTGCCGGAGATCATACGGAAAACATTGACCCAAAG GTTACAATGGCAATTGCAAGAGAGGTTGCTTCCGTCACCAAACTAGGCGTAGAG GTTGCTATTGTTGTTGGTGGCGGCAATATCTTCCGTGGGGCCTCTTGGGCTGGATGTAGTGGTCTTGACCGCTCCTCTGCGGATTACATCGG TATGATGGCCACTGTGATGAATGCAATATTTCTTCAAGCAACAATGGAGAGCATTGGGATACCGACCCGTGTCCAAACTGCATTCCGTATTTCAGAAGTTGCAGAACCATACATACGCCGAAGAGCAATCAGGCACTTAGAGAAAGGAAGAGTTGTTATATTTGCTGCTGGGACAGGGAACCCATTCTTTACAACTGATACAGCTGCTGCTCTCCGTTGTGCAGAAA TCAATGCAGAGGTAGTGCTCAAGGCAACCAATGTTGATGGTGTGTATGATGCGAACCCTAAGCATAACCCAAATGCCCGCATTCTCGAGACAGTGAGCTATAACGAGGTTATCTCAAGAGACCTCTCAGTAATGGACATGACTGCTGTCACACTATGCCAAGAGAACAACATTCCTG TTGTCGTGTTCAACCTCCAAAACACTGGAAACATCGCGAAAGCCATCGTTGGCGAGAAGGTCGGTACCTTCATAGGCTGCACAAGGAATCTGGAATACCGCGAAAGCACGGAGGGTTCACTGGATCAAGAAGACAAGATCTTGGTTAGTGAGTGGTGA